In Mycteria americana isolate JAX WOST 10 ecotype Jacksonville Zoo and Gardens chromosome 5, USCA_MyAme_1.0, whole genome shotgun sequence, one DNA window encodes the following:
- the MGAT2 gene encoding alpha-1,6-mannosyl-glycoprotein 2-beta-N-acetylglucosaminyltransferase, protein MRLRIYKRKVLLLALVLAVCALALWGSGGGGGGRRRQQQQQQRGGTGTTGEPPRVSEPPPRRPAGNASVASPAAPLLSENGTLSYRSLVYRLNFDQPVRNAGRFPARSAAADVVLVVQVHDRTEHLRLLLESLRRAAGVENVLLVLSHDLWAEELNRLAASVDFCPVLQVFFPFSIQLYPHEFPGHDPRDCPRDVGKAAALRLGCINAEYPDSFGHYREARFSQTKHHWWWKLHFVWERVRALQEHAGPVLFLEEDHYLAPDFYHVLKKLWALRERECPECQIVSLGTYSPVRGGFAGRADKVEMKTWKSTEHNMGMAFSRDTYQKLIECTDAFCTYDDYNWDWTLQHLTVSCLPKFWKVLVPEIPRIFHTGDCGMHHKKSCRPSTQSAKIDSLLNSNQQYLFPETMSVSKRYSMAPLSPHVKNGGWGDIRDHELCKSYRRLQ, encoded by the coding sequence ATGCGGCTGCGGATCTACAAGCGGAAGGTGTTGCTGCTGGCGCTGGTGCTGGCGGTCTGCGCGCTGGCGCTGTGGGGAAGCGGtggcggaggcggcgggcggaggcggcagcagcagcagcagcagcggggcggtACCGGTACCACCGGGGAGCCGCCGCGGGTCAgcgagccgccgccgcgccgccccgccggtAACGCCTCGGTCGCATCTCCGGCAGCGCCGTTGCTGAGTGAGAACGGGACGTTGAGTTACCGCTCGCTCGTTTACCGGTTGAACTTCGACCAACCGGTGCGGAACGCCGGGCGCTTCCCGGCGCGGTCCGCCGCCGCCGACGTGGTGCTGGTGGTGCAGGTGCACGATCGAACCGAGCACCTGCGGTTGCTGCTGGAGtcgctgcggcgggcggcgggagtGGAGAACGTGCTGCTGGTGTTGAGCCACGACCTGTGGGCCGAGGAGCTCAACCGGCTGGCGGCGAGCGTGGACTTCTGCCCCGTCCTGCAGGTCTTCTTCCCCTTCAGCATCCAGCTCTACCCCCACGAGTTCCCCGGCCACGACCCCCGCGACTGCCCCCGCGACGTGGGCAAGGCGGCCGCCCTgcgcctgggctgcatcaacgcCGAGTACCCCGACTCCTTCGGGCACTACCGCGAAGCTCGCTTCTCCCAGACCAAGCACCACTGGTGGTGGAAGCTGCACTTCGTCTGGGAGCGGGTGCGGGCGCTGCAGGAGCACGCCGGCCCCGTCCTCTTCCTGGAGGAGGACCACTACCTGGCGCCCGACTTCTACCACGTCCTCAAAAAGCTCTGGGCCCTGCGCGAGCGGGAGTGCCCCGAGTGCCAGATCGTCTCCCTGGGCACCTACAGCCCCGTCCGCGGCGGCTTCGCCGGCCGTGCCGACAAGGTGGAGATGAAGACGTGGAAGTCCACCGAGCACAACATGGGCATGGCCTTCAGCAGAGACACCTACCAGAAGCTCATCGAGTGCACGGACGCGTTCTGCACCTACGATGACTACAACTGGGACTGGACTCTGCAGCACTTGACTGTCTCTTGTCTTCCAAAGTTCTGGAAAGTGCTGGTTCCCGAAATCCCCAGGATTTTTCACACAGGGGACTGTGGCATGCACCACAAGAAATCCTGCAGACCGTCCACCCAGAGTGCCAAAATCGACTCTCTCTTGAACAGCAACCAACAGTACCTGTTTCCCGAAACGATGAGTGTCAGTAAAAGGTACTCCATGGCACCCCTTTCCCCTCATGTGAAAAACGGAGGGTGGGGAGATATTAGGGACCACGAACTCTGTAAAAGTTACCGCAGACTTCAGTGA